In Setaria italica strain Yugu1 chromosome I, Setaria_italica_v2.0, whole genome shotgun sequence, the genomic window GAGGCCACCCTAGTCCCTAGATCCTCCGTCCTCGTTGTCCCCTGGCCTTGTGGGCACCCGGCAATGCAGGTACGCAAACCCAGTAGGTGGCCCCACAGGACAGTAGGACAGAGTCACAGAGAGAACGGCTCGTGACAGTTGCGGCAGAGTGCCCTACCCCCGGTGCGTACCAAAATATCCCTGCTCCTACACGGTAATCTGGATGGAGTACTTGTGCGTGCAAGTGTTTTTCTTTACGTTGATGAATAGAGCAAAGGCAATACTGTCAAGCTTTGTCTTTCTCGTTTTCTATGGCATTCTCTTCTCGTGTTCAAAACGGGACCTCAAGAATCGTGTCCACAGGAGCTGGCTTGGCCACAgtagtccctcctaaaattcttctcacatcaaatgtttagatactaattagaagtattaaatatagactaattacaaaatcaattgcatagatgtagactaatttgcgagatgaatctattaaacctaattagcccatgatttaacaatatgatgctacagtaaacatgtgctaatgatggattaattaggcttgatagatttgtctcgtgaattagcctccttctgtgtaattagtttttaaaattagctcatatttaattctctaACTGacctccgaatattcaatgtgacatgaattttaatccggATTAAAGATCAAACACCATTACGACCTGCTGGCAAAGCGGCGAGAGAAGTGCTCTGGCCTCTGGTAGGCGGGTGTACGAGACGCCGTAGCTTTGCCGGGCGTCCGCGCCCAAACCTGAGGTGACAACACGGGCATACTAGACCGCGACACCTACGACCTGAGACAGGCAGGCGGAGGCAGGAATCTCTCGAGTGCGGCCGGCCGGGGCAGCTCGGCCGAGCAAAGCGGCGGCAACTCGGCGTGACGCGACCACATCGTGCCCTACAGAAACGCGGCATCATGCCACTGCGCTCCCGGTCGCCGAAACGGAAGCACTTTATAGTCTAGCTAGGCCCGCCGCAGGGCCAGCCCCCCTGTCGATCCAACAGTGCACCCCTACCCATGCCATGACCCGTACGAATTCATCTCCTTCCAAGTTCCATCTCTGCTCCACCGGTCGCtaaagccttgtttagttggcgaatttgggaggtgccaaattactgttacagcactgtagcacactgtagcgtttcgtttgtatttgtgaattattgtccaaatattgactaattaggctcaaaagattcgtctcgcaaagtacaacaaaactgtgcaattactttttaatttcatctacatttagtactccatgcatgtaccgcaagtttgatgtgatggggaatcttctttttgcatagtgtcaaagttggaagttgggagtaactaaacatggcctaaactTGGCGTTGCCCAAAAAAAAAGCCATGAGAATGGGATCATCTGAAGACCTtaactctctctcttttttgaaAGAAAGACGTCTGATTCTGACCTTAATCCTCACCTGCTGAGTGACAAGAGCTGCTTGCACTTGTTGAAGCAATGCTTGCAAAGCCTACTCCTCGTCCCGTCGGGGTCCAATCCAATCGATAGAGTGGTGGTAGTGGACGAGTGGTACTTGCAGTAGCACGTCTCAAGCATGTATCATGAACCAAGCTCCACGTCCCTACACGCCGTAGGCCTAATGATCGTGCCCGGCGGGGTTCGTGTGTGCGTGGACACATGATGGAAAGAGCAATGCCCTTAGACATAGACATACGAATCACGAATGGGCGACAGGGCCTAAGAAGACGTCAGTGTCACCTTCTAGCTCACAAAATTCGCTCCAGCGTTCTGCCATGGAAAAGCTACCTTCTGCTATCCTTACCTCGCCGAAAACTCACCATCACCGGATGGTCCGagccttagggggtgtttggcaacaccctgttaaagtttaacacctgtcacatcggatgtttagatgctaattaggagtattaaacataggctaattacaaaactaattgcacagatggagtataattcgcgagacgaatctattaagcctaattagtccatgatttgacagtgtggtgctacagtaaccatttgctaatgatgaattaattaggcttaatagattcgtctcgcgaattaggacagggttctgcaattagttttataattagctcatgtttagtcctcctaattagcatccgaacatccgatgtgacactgttaaagtttagcacctcgtatccaaacacccccttaatctcTACGGTTCCAAGTCATAATTTGTTTTGCGTTCCTTCAGCCTATCATTGCAATGCAACGTCCAAACAAGCTATGGCTCGCTAACACGTCCGGAAACACGCATCATGGCGACTAGTTCCACGTTCCTACGAGCGCTAGTCCTAGGCCTAATAATCGTGCTCGCAAATCCATCATCTTACCCGGATTCAGGTGGAGCGTGAGCACATCATCGTGGGAAGAGCGATGCCCTTGGAGGCTTTGGACATACCATACGAATGAGCAGGTCTATGCCTATTACGAATTTCCGATGTCAGTGTCAGTGTGTCACGGTCACCTCAAGGGAATTCGTTCGGCGAAGGGGGCCtggaggaggcgacggcgacggcgtgccCAAGAAAGGTGACCAGTCAAGAGAGGGGCGCTCAttccccggcggccggcgcccccACTACCTGCGAAAGCGGACGGGGAAAAGCAAccaaagagagagggagaccAAAGCGATCGGCGCCCCCGGGCCCTTCGTCTCTCCCTGTGCCTGCCTGTGTCCCAGTGTCCCTGCTGCCGCGGTTGCTTTGATCCAATGCAACGTCCTCCCAAAAGCAAAAGCAACAGCGCACAGGGGGAACACAGGGAGTGAGACCAGGCTGCTGCGGGTGCAGACGGAATAGTAGCTAGCTGCTACCCTACCGAGACGTTATTCCGAGCTCGCATTGAACTGCTCCAAAGGGATCCCAAAGCACCCGCCTTTCTCGCGGTCCGATGCGTTCAAAGATCTCTGCGGAAAACAAAAGAATGACAGGAGGGGGGGGAGTGCAAAGATGGGCGGGCGGCAGGCAAGGCATCATCATGCCGTGCCACCAGCTGCGGCTCAGCCGAGCACTTGGCTTGTGGAAAATGCAAAGGAATTGATCTCCGTTCAAAATCCACACCCTACCCTTTGGCTGGCAGTTGGCTCCATCATAAAAGGACCACATTCGCTCCGTGCCCAAGAGACACCCAAACGGTCAGACCATTGCTCACCAGCGCGAGCAGAGGAGCGACCGTTTCTTCGAGGGAGAGCAGAGCAGAGTAGCTTGGCTGCTCGAGAGAGCTGAGAGGCTGAGGGAAGGAAGGAGATGGCTTCCTTGCCTGATCCCACGGTGTACTACCCAACCTCCTCCAACGCCATCCTGCGCGCGCACCCGTCCACCGCCGCGTCGTCCAAGGGCTCGTTCGGCCCGGTCTTCGCGGTGCTCTCGGTGATCTCCGTCCTGGCCGTGGCCGCCTGCGTCGTGGGCCGGCTCTGCGGCCGCCGGCTCTCCAGGAAGAAGGCCGCCGACCACGACTTCTACGGCTccgacgccgtcggcggcgacctGGAGAAGGGCTTCGAGGTCAAGTACCCGCCCGCCATGAAGCCCATGGCGAGCTCCCGCGCCATGATCCACGACATCGACGACGGCTTCGAGATCAAGTTCGCGCCGGGGAAGCCCGCGGCGTGGAAGGGCGACGGCAAGGCTGACAACAACAAGgggcgccagcagcagcagcagcagcatcaggtCCATCACCACCAGGGCCATCAGCCTCAGCCGCAGCTTGTTGGCATGATGCCCAAAGGCTACGCCGTGCCCAAGGAGTACGCGGGATTCAGATACCCCGCGGACGCCGTGGTCAGGCAGGGCCAGATAAGGGGCGGGGCATTCATTCCAGCAAAGCCTAGTACATGATCATATAGCAAGTACGTAGCTTAGGTTCACAACTCGATTGATGGTATCACACATGATACGTACAATCTCCTCATCATCCCATGGGCCAACGATAGGGTCTCCATCTTCACTATAGCTAGTTTTTTGGGGCGGAGTGTGCAAAGCTTGTACTACTAGTTCCAGGCACTTCCATATTGCAGTTTGTACATGAACCCATTAAGCAGTGAAGAATATCTCATTCTCAGTGGCATGGCTTGAAAGCATCAGTCGTCGACCGGGTCCTGCGGCGCTTCGGTAGCCTTCCTCTTGATGGTGATGACGGGGCATTCAGCATGCTTAACGCAGAACTCGCTCACTGTGCCCACGAAAACCCTACAAGCAGCAACAACAAACCATTCAGACTTAAATTTCCTATGGATTTTCAAGGAGCAGGACAAATTTGATGAACATGATATTGCGATTCATTTAGTGCCGCAACAAATTTTCGCAGTAAGACTCACACATAAAGAAAAATAACTCTATTTAGCTCGTTCTTGGAGATAAAACTCCCCAAACCCTAGGTACAACCACATGTGCATAATTAAATGTACTGTATATATTACTAAACGGagatcgttttggtttttctaggttcacAGATAttttccctccattccaaattgtagatcgttttgacttttctctAGACACACACTATATTTAGGAGCAtagttttggcttttctaggttcacaGATATTttccatccattccaaattgtagatcgttttgacttttctctAGACACACACTATATTTAGGAGCATAGCAAAAAATATggacctagaaaagccaaaacgacctacaatatggaacggagggagtagtagctCACAGTAAATAAACAGCATCCTCTAGAGTTGCCGGACAAGCAACACAAGATTAAACTAAATCAGATTGCAGACACGTAATGAATCAGTAAGCATTTTTAGTCAATTCACATAACTAGTCTTGACTCTTGCAGCTTACCATCACAACATgtcaaatacaaaaaaaaaacataaatcaAGCATTCTTTCAATTATATCAACTAAACTGTGCTAAAAAGCTTCAAGACTCAAATTTAGAAAGAAAATATATGAAAGTTGTTAATGCAGACTATATGACTAGTTCTAGATAGACAGACCAAGAGATATGATTAGCTCTACATGTATAGGCCATGTAATTCTGAAATCTTTCTATTAGTACATTATCCAAAAGTTCCAAAGGAGCGTTTATTTATCATTAGGATTAGTGCATCTGCCTTTCACAACAGGCACGCTCCACTGCTGCTTGATTTGTACGGCACAATCTTGTCTAGAGTGCACGAATATCAAAAACCATTGCCATAATCATACGAGGACACTACAACATGCATGCGCACAATGAATAACAATGGAAAACAGCATCCTGAAGTCACTGTTCAATCGGAAAGTTGAGAAGCAGACTATGGAGATGATTTAAAGCTTGGGGAACCAAGCCAGTAAGCCACTAACACAACCAAAGGGAAAAGAATGACATGATCATAACAAAGGCCATAATTACACTTCAGTAGAAGCAGCATAGCATAGCAAAGTTGAGAAAAGAAAGATTTCCCTTTTTTCATCTGGTACCTTTACCGTTTTCAAAATACTGTCATGAAAAAGCAATTCATATGCTTGGCCACTATTTTGGTTTTAAACCTTACAAAATTTAAAAGGTTTCTATTATAAAGGTAAAGCTGTACCTATCTTTTCTACAAGAAGATGCCCACTGCAAAGGATGAGGTGCAACTCATCCAATTAGAATGGGACAATTCAATAGGGTTCAGATAAAGTTTTATGGGACCAACACACAAACCTATCCTGTGCGGTATTTAACATACCTAACAAAGGAATAAAGAGAGACAGATATCCAGTTCACAGACCTTGTTAGCTTAATTTGAAACCACATTTCAGCACCTTACAAGGCTGAAGTGCATATATCATTTTAACATGTTGCTAATCAAGGTTCACAAATCAAGCATAGGATCTCATACTCTAATGCTCCTATCTGCAAGTTAGAGAGACAGGCTCTACCAATTCAATATTAACTGTGCTTTTAGATGTTAGCCGCAATTCTTTTATGTACAAGGCATTCAATGTAAATCCAGGTCAAAACTCTTCCCCATGTAGCTTGAAGCTTTTAAAGCCCCATTGTTTCTGCCCTCTTTCCTGGATTCCCCTAGAACTATATAAGCAAAATACTCAATTGAACATGTTCTGAAAAGTGAAAAGAGGATAACTATTTACTATCTGACAGGTTGAAAATTGAGATTTATATTTAAGAAATATAACCCCTCATCCAATCTGAAAGTTATGTGAATTAGTTTAAGTCCTAGAAAAGGAGCAACATTTTCCTAGTGCTACATCAAGGTACAaaataagagagagagagagagagagagagagagagagagagagagaagcaaGATTCTGAAATTCTAGTAGTGGCGTGATCTGTTAATGTGACGGGCTAAGCCAAAGCCCAAAGCCTTCTCTGAACTGGCATGAGTAAGCTTGAGGCCTGGCACAGAGCCCAGAAAAAGCCCAAAACATTAATATGTTATTActtttaaataaaaataataattaccTAAAATATCACCAGAATATATTTATTAGTAAAAGATATAACATTTTGTGTACTGTTTGCAAGGATGGGCAACAAGCCTTAACACCTGTCAATCCAGATCCCCTGGCCTGAGTGGAAAAATCGTACTGGGCCTGGCAACTACAATTAAATCAAGTGCCCAAGCAACAACaacacatgtaatcatagatcCTTGGATAATCAAAGCACAAGGAAAATTTAGCATATCCAAAGTCAGTGAACGGGAAAAAGGATAATGCGAGAGGTTGAGACACTGTGGTATGCATTTTTTGCCTATGACAATTCTGAATAAAATGCTGTGCAATCTGGCAGAAACACTGAGTCATGCTGACATATATTACCTCTGAAATGGCCCAAGGCCCCTACTTCCGACAACTAGAAGGTCAGGCTGGACTCTCTTCACTTCGCTGCAGATGACCTCCTTTGGATCCCCATGTCTGATCCATGCCTCGCATTTTATCTGCAACACAAAATAGATAAAAAGACATTATACACCAAAGAGGCATCTGCTTCTGGCTGGACCTTGCACTACAGATGAAAATCAGTAATTTTTCTGATCAATAACCAAGTTCAATTACCCCTAGCTGATGGCATTGGTTTACAAAGTACTCAAGCAAGTGAAGCCCTCTTATCTTGTCTCTCTGTTTCATTTGGCGGAAGTCCTCCGGTGATGCATAGATGCTATCCATGTCATCAAATCCTTTTGATTGGcatcaaaacaaaaacaaaggtaTCTATTAAGACACATAGATAGTGATGCATATCAACATTTCGAGCAAGTATTCAATATCCACCCATGGTACAGAAAGATGAACCGGGAAAATATTTGAAAACCTCTAATGGCTaatgcatcatgcatgtttcAGAATTCTTCGTTTCAGTTCATATATTGGACATTGGAAAAAACACAGAAGGTTAGCTAAGTTCAGGGGACAAATAATTAACTGATTTCCAAACAAATGCAACAGAAGGTCCCTGAGCCCAATGAACTCTACGAAGGACTCGTATTGACTTAGTTTGCTCCAATTTTCCTAGATCTGCTATgatatttttaataaaataCTCCAACaaacaaaatattttttctatcCAGATCACATAGCAGTATATGAATCGTTTCATA contains:
- the LOC101760191 gene encoding uncharacterized protein LOC101760191, whose translation is MASLPDPTVYYPTSSNAILRAHPSTAASSKGSFGPVFAVLSVISVLAVAACVVGRLCGRRLSRKKAADHDFYGSDAVGGDLEKGFEVKYPPAMKPMASSRAMIHDIDDGFEIKFAPGKPAAWKGDGKADNNKGRQQQQQQHQVHHHQGHQPQPQLVGMMPKGYAVPKEYAGFRYPADAVVRQGQIRGGAFIPAKPST
- the LOC101759779 gene encoding universal stress protein A-like protein, yielding MADSSAPTRVMMAVNESSLKGYPHPSISCRTAFDWTLSKLVRSNPGGFHFLFLHVQVPDEDGFDDMDSIYASPEDFRQMKQRDKIRGLHLLEYFVNQCHQLGIKCEAWIRHGDPKEVICSEVKRVQPDLLVVGSRGLGPFQRVFVGTVSEFCVKHAECPVITIKRKATEAPQDPVDD